In Parafrankia irregularis, one genomic interval encodes:
- a CDS encoding cysteine hydrolase — protein MNQASPVLVVIDAQNGFLTEHSRPVVPTIVDLVQRWQAAGGATIFTRYLNFPGSQYERIMGWTKLQESPETDLVDELSPYHEKATAVVDKTIYTLFNEAGSAVVAEHEWTDLYICGIDTNSCVLKTAVDAFERDLTPWIVVDACASHSGPEAHDAGLLVARKFIGESQLIASQAVPIHA, from the coding sequence ATGAACCAGGCTTCACCGGTACTTGTTGTCATCGATGCCCAAAATGGGTTCCTCACCGAGCATTCTCGCCCGGTGGTCCCAACCATCGTTGATCTGGTGCAACGCTGGCAGGCCGCAGGCGGCGCAACCATCTTCACTCGATATCTGAACTTTCCGGGGAGCCAGTACGAGCGAATCATGGGGTGGACGAAACTTCAGGAATCGCCAGAGACAGACCTGGTTGACGAGCTATCGCCATACCACGAAAAGGCAACCGCCGTCGTCGACAAGACGATCTACACCCTGTTCAATGAGGCGGGGTCCGCTGTCGTGGCGGAGCACGAGTGGACCGACCTTTACATCTGCGGAATCGACACAAATAGCTGTGTCCTCAAAACGGCGGTTGATGCCTTCGAGCGTGACCTGACACCATGGATCGTGGTTGACGCATGCGCGAGCCACTCAGGGCCCGAAGCCCACGACGCCGGCCTGCTCGTCGCCCGGAAATTCATCGGTGAGAGTCAGCTGATCGCCTCTCAGGCCGTCCCCATCCACGCCTGA